A single window of Leptospiraceae bacterium DNA harbors:
- a CDS encoding OmpA family protein, translating to MKRFFSFLFVISFFTSSLISEEVESLVLETPKVFFSPNFDDVNDTMIFKIKYIGSRKPVDWKIHIADENGKVIKIFSADLRHKRKRGFYAYLFSGDKELEPLKVEIPEQVEWLGNDNTGKILSDGRYIHQMKVFFSDKSEIKSKPVSIYLDSTLPYARLSADNRFFTPNGDKIFDQLNIKQEVIADPADRWSGTFLNEKNEPIRTFQWDTKSIPKNLIWDGKDDRGILQDEGTYIYQLVGEDFSQNKITMTFENIYLSRSPDNIDIQQNLSTFSPNGDKVKDIVSFKPIALERNISNWEMNIFKKDGTKEEVFRTFAGETLPENIDWDGKNSTGKIVSDDTYLLRLKLTVGSKVLKSPERKITVNTKEKKIYFRLSSKSFTPDGDEDSDFLEIFPELDNFTIRTWKITILHNYQLNDKMKTQVIKKWKGIGQPGKRIVWDGYADNGILIGSLSNLEIHFSFRNELNELQFFKVKEFKTGILVTKKEEKLRISIPESTLKKDESDILNEIKKILSVYPGYKVQIQTHSKQPGDDKQNMKRTEARAKDLFKKMFNRDMDFERYTYQAYGEVEPLFYDEDEYKQEMNDRFDVLLTLPDLNK from the coding sequence TTGAAACGTTTTTTTAGTTTTCTCTTTGTTATTTCATTTTTCACATCTTCCTTGATTTCGGAAGAAGTAGAATCCTTAGTCCTTGAGACACCGAAAGTTTTCTTTTCCCCTAACTTCGATGATGTGAATGATACAATGATTTTTAAAATAAAATATATTGGTTCTCGCAAACCAGTAGACTGGAAGATTCATATCGCGGATGAGAATGGAAAAGTGATTAAAATTTTTTCAGCAGATTTACGACATAAACGAAAGCGTGGTTTCTACGCGTATCTTTTTTCTGGAGATAAAGAACTTGAGCCATTGAAGGTTGAAATTCCTGAGCAAGTAGAATGGCTTGGAAATGATAATACTGGAAAAATTCTTTCAGACGGTCGCTACATTCATCAGATGAAGGTATTTTTTTCTGATAAATCAGAAATCAAATCAAAACCTGTTTCCATTTATCTGGATTCTACACTACCATATGCAAGGCTTAGTGCGGATAATCGTTTTTTTACTCCCAATGGTGATAAAATTTTTGACCAGTTGAATATTAAGCAAGAAGTGATTGCAGATCCAGCAGATAGATGGAGCGGAACTTTCTTAAATGAAAAGAATGAACCAATTCGCACATTTCAGTGGGATACGAAGAGTATCCCCAAGAATCTAATATGGGATGGGAAGGATGATAGAGGAATTTTACAAGACGAAGGAACTTATATTTATCAATTAGTCGGAGAAGATTTTTCACAAAATAAAATTACGATGACCTTTGAAAATATTTACCTGAGTCGAAGTCCTGACAATATTGATATTCAACAAAACCTTTCTACTTTTTCACCTAACGGTGATAAAGTCAAAGATATTGTTAGTTTTAAGCCAATTGCATTAGAAAGAAATATTTCCAATTGGGAAATGAATATTTTTAAGAAAGATGGGACGAAAGAGGAAGTCTTCAGAACATTTGCGGGAGAGACTCTCCCTGAAAACATTGATTGGGATGGAAAGAATTCTACCGGCAAAATTGTTTCTGATGATACATATCTTCTTAGGTTGAAGCTAACTGTTGGCTCAAAGGTTTTAAAATCACCTGAGAGAAAAATAACCGTCAATACAAAAGAGAAAAAGATATACTTTCGACTTTCTTCCAAATCCTTTACACCCGATGGCGATGAAGATTCAGATTTTCTAGAAATATTTCCTGAGTTAGATAATTTTACGATTCGAACGTGGAAGATTACAATTTTGCATAATTATCAATTGAATGATAAAATGAAAACACAAGTGATAAAAAAATGGAAAGGAATTGGTCAACCTGGAAAACGAATCGTCTGGGATGGATATGCGGATAATGGCATACTTATTGGTTCTCTTAGTAATTTAGAAATTCACTTTTCGTTTCGAAATGAATTGAATGAATTGCAATTCTTTAAAGTAAAAGAATTTAAAACTGGAATCTTGGTTACGAAAAAAGAAGAAAAATTAAGAATATCCATTCCCGAATCAACTTTAAAAAAAGATGAATCAGATATTCTAAACGAAATTAAAAAAATCCTCTCAGTTTATCCGGGTTATAAAGTTCAAATTCAAACTCATTCCAAGCAACCTGGAGATGATAAACAGAATATGAAGAGAACGGAAGCACGCGCAAAAGATTTGTTTAAGAAAATGTTCAATCGCGATATGGACTTTGAGCGTTACACTTACCAAGCTTATGGTGAAGTTGAGCCATTGTTTTATGATGAAGACGAATACAAACAAGAAATGAACGACCGCTTCGATGTGCTATTGACCTTGCCAGACTTAAACAAGTAA
- a CDS encoding aldehyde dehydrogenase family protein, with protein sequence MAQKLTKNKNNSLKSVSKLKTKKVAVKQKSNLASFEILNPATLTKIGELPLYTAEMVEEKILLAKQAQVIWGAKSLRERSRELILFRKFLANNKEEMISCICNETGKTKMDALLEVFTTLEAIEYIAKKGVKILAREKRSAGLLLNKKCYVNYHPHGVVGVISPWNYPLILSVTPIMNALMAGNTVVIKPSEVTPYTTLKVVEFFQRAGLTNGVLQVVTGKEVAGAALVNSSNTDMICFTGSTTVGKIIGEACGRMLKPVILELGGKDPMIVFKDADLRRAVRGALWGGFTNSGQTCISVERVYVEKAIYNEFISLLKEEYGKIKQGSKEEFPSVGSMTLPKQVEIVESQYKDAKAKGAFFVAGGKRVVTEKGLYHEPAIVIGVNHEMQIMSEETFGPEISVMEFNTEEEAIALANDSEYGLCASVWTSDARKGKAIAKRILAGSVCINDVLANYMISDLPFGGFKKSGLGRVHGPEGLRAFAQTQAVSANRWLWRFSDELWWFPYSKKIYSYISRAVKFLFG encoded by the coding sequence ATGGCGCAGAAACTGACAAAAAATAAAAACAACTCTTTAAAATCAGTATCAAAACTTAAGACTAAGAAAGTTGCCGTAAAGCAAAAGTCAAATTTAGCAAGTTTTGAAATTCTAAATCCTGCAACTTTAACCAAGATTGGCGAATTACCATTGTATACCGCTGAGATGGTAGAAGAAAAAATCCTTTTGGCAAAGCAAGCACAAGTCATTTGGGGAGCAAAGTCGCTTAGAGAAAGGTCTAGAGAGTTAATTTTATTTAGAAAGTTTTTAGCAAACAACAAAGAAGAAATGATTTCTTGTATTTGTAATGAGACTGGAAAAACCAAAATGGATGCACTTCTCGAAGTGTTTACTACGCTCGAGGCAATTGAATACATCGCGAAGAAAGGTGTTAAAATTTTAGCACGAGAAAAACGCTCTGCTGGTTTACTTTTGAATAAGAAATGCTATGTGAACTATCATCCTCACGGTGTAGTGGGTGTAATTTCTCCATGGAACTATCCTTTAATTTTAAGTGTTACGCCAATCATGAATGCGCTGATGGCTGGTAATACAGTTGTGATTAAACCTTCAGAGGTTACGCCTTATACTACTCTAAAAGTAGTTGAGTTTTTTCAGCGAGCTGGATTGACGAACGGTGTATTACAAGTAGTCACAGGCAAAGAAGTTGCAGGAGCCGCTTTAGTAAATTCTTCAAATACAGATATGATTTGTTTTACTGGCTCTACCACAGTAGGAAAAATAATTGGCGAGGCTTGTGGTCGAATGCTAAAACCAGTTATTTTAGAATTGGGCGGCAAAGATCCAATGATCGTTTTTAAAGATGCCGATCTACGCAGAGCTGTGCGTGGAGCACTCTGGGGTGGTTTTACTAACTCGGGTCAAACTTGCATTTCCGTTGAGCGAGTCTATGTAGAAAAAGCAATTTATAATGAGTTTATTAGTTTGTTAAAAGAAGAATATGGAAAAATAAAACAGGGTTCTAAAGAAGAGTTTCCAAGCGTTGGCTCTATGACTCTTCCGAAACAAGTAGAGATTGTCGAATCTCAATATAAAGATGCAAAAGCTAAGGGAGCCTTCTTTGTGGCTGGCGGCAAACGCGTAGTAACCGAGAAAGGATTATATCATGAGCCTGCGATCGTGATTGGAGTAAATCATGAAATGCAAATCATGTCAGAAGAAACATTCGGTCCTGAAATCTCTGTAATGGAATTTAATACAGAAGAAGAAGCCATTGCATTGGCAAATGATTCTGAATACGGTCTCTGTGCTTCTGTTTGGACAAGTGATGCTCGCAAGGGAAAAGCAATCGCGAAAAGAATACTCGCAGGCTCTGTTTGCATAAACGATGTTCTTGCGAATTATATGATATCTGATTTACCTTTTGGTGGTTTTAAAAAGAGTGGACTTGGTCGCGTGCATGGTCCCGAAGGATTACGCGCATTTGCCCAAACTCAAGCAGTGAGTGCTAATCGCTGGCTTTGGCGATTTTCCGATGAACTATGGTGGTTTCCTTATTCGAAAAAAATATACAGCTATATTTCAAGGGCTGTTAAATTTTTATTTGGCTAA
- a CDS encoding 6-bladed beta-propeller, which translates to MLKLCHKAGIIARKLIVLSVFVSILVLQPLAPTEELPEFRLGKEQARTYFKQGLVYLHNYQYNAARESFIAALAIMGDFKLARKYLSDANYLSGEWQESLSELEIIEASGKMNQIWKNRAEILRLHIAGVGKNDNLTFYKHLSGDENRGYRFRNPTDILFDEEGNLFVLAFDTANIIKMDTNGFPVGNYKGSFGRTFEGPMFFTYHKGNLYVSDFASDRIYVLNDKGYFQERFAGKGSEGGKFYGPTGIAVSEKDILFVADSGNNRIQKLSLNGKFISEFGHDGRGKLKMPSGLTIEDNLVYVADKGNKRIAVFDDEGNFIKEFTHPNMTVPRSVKFYKKRMYVADEQNGLMIYNLDSEKWTKIASFRDESGKYVKLLRSFASSYDTTGSLYSIDYDRHRVDVFAPKNTLTSNLNVYIERVELGRFPDVSLFVRVRNRSKQDLTGISRSGFRVTENENVYPLVGLAKMKQFNENVSVALIYENSKKMSEFSKNIDSVLGSFFNSITVKDKIEVIRAGKDAEKIYSFGYSPLDVYAKIRKSEPTESNINFGKSLYQGIGDLVPELGPRAVVLLVSGEVMPSAFNQYTVLRNIQYANAHGIPVIILSLSDEGEMASVYKDIANRTGGIFLKIPGSPEETNLYKFIKSKQDKRYIVSYKSKLNPDLAGRYIDVEVSSFYRDVVGRAQSGFFVPEKQ; encoded by the coding sequence ATGTTAAAATTATGTCATAAAGCAGGAATCATCGCACGCAAACTCATTGTGCTATCAGTATTTGTTTCCATATTGGTATTACAGCCGTTAGCCCCTACAGAAGAGCTCCCAGAGTTCCGACTTGGCAAGGAGCAGGCTCGCACTTATTTCAAACAGGGGTTAGTCTACCTGCACAATTACCAATACAACGCGGCACGAGAAAGTTTCATTGCGGCTCTTGCTATTATGGGAGATTTTAAGCTTGCTAGAAAATATCTTTCCGATGCAAATTATCTAAGCGGGGAATGGCAAGAAAGTTTAAGTGAACTTGAAATCATCGAAGCTTCTGGTAAGATGAATCAAATCTGGAAAAACCGCGCAGAGATTCTAAGACTTCATATTGCAGGCGTAGGAAAAAATGATAATTTAACTTTCTACAAACATTTATCTGGCGATGAGAATCGAGGATATCGTTTTCGAAATCCCACTGACATTCTTTTTGATGAAGAAGGGAACTTATTCGTATTAGCCTTTGATACTGCAAATATTATCAAGATGGACACGAACGGTTTTCCAGTTGGTAATTACAAAGGAAGTTTTGGAAGAACTTTTGAAGGTCCTATGTTTTTTACCTATCATAAAGGCAATCTATACGTAAGTGATTTTGCTTCGGATAGAATTTATGTTTTAAATGACAAAGGATATTTTCAAGAGAGATTTGCAGGTAAAGGCTCTGAAGGTGGAAAATTCTACGGACCAACTGGTATCGCTGTTTCTGAAAAAGATATTTTATTTGTAGCAGATTCTGGAAATAATCGAATTCAGAAATTATCTCTTAATGGAAAATTTATTTCCGAATTCGGACATGACGGTAGGGGGAAATTAAAAATGCCTTCGGGGCTTACAATAGAGGATAATCTAGTGTATGTCGCCGACAAAGGCAACAAGAGAATTGCTGTCTTCGATGATGAAGGAAATTTTATAAAAGAATTTACTCATCCAAATATGACAGTGCCACGCTCTGTAAAGTTTTACAAAAAAAGAATGTATGTTGCAGACGAACAAAACGGTCTCATGATCTACAATTTAGATAGCGAGAAATGGACTAAGATCGCTAGCTTTCGAGATGAATCAGGTAAGTATGTAAAATTACTTCGCTCTTTTGCAAGTTCCTACGACACAACAGGCTCCCTGTATTCTATTGATTATGATAGACATAGAGTGGATGTATTTGCTCCTAAGAATACTCTTACTTCAAATCTAAATGTATATATAGAGCGAGTCGAACTAGGAAGATTTCCTGATGTATCTCTTTTCGTTCGTGTGAGAAACAGAAGCAAGCAAGATTTAACAGGTATTAGCCGCAGTGGATTTAGAGTGACGGAAAATGAAAATGTATATCCACTTGTTGGACTTGCTAAAATGAAGCAGTTCAATGAAAACGTAAGCGTTGCCCTAATCTATGAGAATAGCAAAAAAATGAGCGAGTTCTCGAAAAATATTGATAGTGTTCTAGGAAGTTTCTTTAATTCCATTACAGTTAAGGACAAAATTGAAGTTATCCGCGCAGGAAAAGACGCAGAGAAGATTTATTCTTTTGGCTATTCTCCATTAGATGTTTATGCAAAGATTCGAAAATCTGAACCTACTGAATCTAACATCAATTTTGGAAAATCACTTTATCAAGGGATTGGTGATTTAGTTCCTGAACTCGGACCTAGAGCTGTGGTATTGCTTGTATCCGGCGAAGTAATGCCAAGTGCGTTTAATCAATATACCGTTCTTCGAAATATCCAGTATGCAAATGCTCACGGGATACCTGTCATTATCCTCTCTCTTAGTGATGAAGGTGAAATGGCGTCGGTTTATAAAGATATTGCAAACCGAACGGGTGGAATATTTTTAAAGATTCCAGGAAGCCCGGAAGAGACAAATCTTTATAAGTTTATAAAGTCCAAACAGGATAAGAGATACATTGTTTCTTATAAGAGTAAATTAAATCCTGATCTCGCAGGAAGATACATTGATGTTGAGGTTTCTTCCTTCTACCGCGATGTTGTAGGGAGGGCGCAATCTGGTTTCTTTGTGCCGGAAAAACAATGA
- a CDS encoding ParA family protein, whose protein sequence is MRKIVINNQKGGSGKTTTAVNLSAALAEKGKRVLLIDLDPQASASIWLGLYNSIQDKDLFDLHAGPDLILELAQRTKIRNLEMIPFIPLKSKYSKEMKEHPNKASILKNKFANIDPKRWDYVIFDCSPGLNLTTLNAMGAANEIIIPVVAQSLALYGVLSLLETLESVQAKLNPNLNITGILPCRVDQNIKHNMEIVDILIEKFGVLVYNTYIREDIKIAESPSFTQTIFQYDPKSIGAHDYRSFAAEVIAQENKK, encoded by the coding sequence ATGAGAAAAATTGTCATTAACAATCAAAAAGGCGGTAGCGGAAAGACCACTACAGCTGTAAATTTGTCTGCTGCTCTTGCGGAAAAAGGGAAACGAGTGCTTCTGATTGATTTAGATCCACAAGCCTCTGCATCCATTTGGCTTGGGCTATATAACTCGATTCAGGACAAAGACCTCTTTGACCTGCATGCAGGACCGGATTTAATTCTAGAACTTGCTCAGAGAACAAAGATTAGGAATTTGGAAATGATTCCGTTTATTCCCCTCAAGAGCAAGTATTCCAAAGAAATGAAAGAACACCCGAATAAGGCATCCATTCTTAAAAATAAATTTGCCAACATCGATCCCAAGAGATGGGACTATGTTATATTTGATTGCTCTCCTGGTTTGAATCTGACTACTCTAAATGCGATGGGTGCTGCCAATGAAATTATCATTCCAGTTGTGGCTCAGTCTCTCGCTTTATATGGGGTTCTCTCTCTTCTAGAAACACTTGAATCTGTTCAAGCGAAGTTAAATCCAAACTTGAATATTACCGGAATCTTACCTTGTAGAGTAGATCAAAATATTAAACACAATATGGAAATTGTAGATATCCTGATTGAAAAATTTGGAGTTCTAGTTTATAACACTTATATTCGAGAAGATATAAAAATAGCTGAATCTCCGAGCTTCACTCAGACGATATTTCAGTATGACCCCAAGAGTATTGGCGCACATGACTACAGGTCGTTTGCCGCAGAAGTTATAGCTCAGGAAAATAAAAAATAG
- a CDS encoding chemotaxis protein CheW: protein MKKFCTFLIDGNFFGLEISKVIALAKSVPMIRVPLANRFVKGLIQYRGQIITVISVRKVFDLPEIEISEDSAHVIVRTKYGLVSFLVDELKDIEEITRNIRIEVPKVIHGVDRYFVSQAYRIDETLLLILDSEKVVEFRSDRIS, encoded by the coding sequence ATGAAAAAATTCTGCACATTCCTCATTGATGGTAATTTCTTTGGTTTGGAGATTTCAAAGGTCATCGCACTGGCAAAGTCTGTTCCAATGATCCGAGTCCCTCTGGCAAATCGTTTCGTGAAAGGCTTGATTCAATACAGGGGACAAATTATTACTGTCATAAGTGTTCGTAAAGTTTTTGATTTACCAGAAATTGAGATAAGCGAAGATTCTGCCCATGTGATCGTTCGCACGAAATATGGTCTTGTAAGTTTTCTGGTCGACGAATTAAAAGATATTGAAGAAATTACTAGAAATATTAGGATAGAAGTTCCTAAAGTAATTCACGGAGTGGACAGATACTTTGTATCGCAGGCTTATCGTATCGATGAAACACTTCTTTTGATTTTGGACTCTGAAAAGGTGGTAGAATTTAGGTCGGATAGGATCTCTTAA
- a CDS encoding chemotaxis protein CheW — protein sequence MEKDQLKLFLDESYETLNSLDKQLILLGKNSDQREYLDTIHANFKTFLDSAKLFGFNKLGSMTHIGERLVDHLRNSEYDLTQEIITIILKLNFSIRDIIFAIDETGKEPQLINSSMVSDIEELINKQESGEEFIVASSDDEDEDPKRISSTDIPIALTPIFTENETMDSLMNTIIPLLQTQIQIKEIASTDKFSPLDTHSRKLELLVRDLYTKVHGAKTKTLGTLLHNFDKVVSDIAQMQDKQVSFIIEGGEKELDTRMLDILRNCLIHIIKNSVEHGIEMPEIRTELGKSSMGEIHLKAFHHGELFYIKIKDDGAGIEPTRVKRKLIEKNLLLTEEAERLTDQEAIDFIFQHGFSGSKSSAGLDVVRANIEQISGKFYIFKNTPNKGVEFHITLPLIDEIVPSVVVSVGVEKYIITRANLYEIMQLESDTFINTLEVINGFPTYKHRGDLIPIIFLSQILKYEDDKEVADRQKDAGKKISILILEVNQFKYGLVADLVEDMNEVVVRPLNYEIKNVYLFSGLTILKDESPALILDVGEIMRVHLKNLDLTNVTEEVME from the coding sequence TTGGAAAAAGATCAGTTAAAACTATTTCTAGATGAGAGCTATGAAACTCTCAATTCTTTGGATAAACAATTAATCCTGTTAGGGAAAAATTCTGACCAAAGAGAATACCTAGATACTATTCATGCCAATTTTAAAACTTTCCTAGACTCAGCCAAGCTATTTGGTTTTAATAAGCTAGGCTCAATGACTCATATCGGGGAGAGACTTGTCGATCATCTCAGAAATTCCGAATATGACCTCACCCAAGAAATCATCACGATTATTTTAAAATTAAATTTTAGCATCCGGGATATTATTTTTGCCATAGATGAAACTGGAAAAGAACCACAGTTAATTAATTCAAGCATGGTAAGTGATATTGAAGAATTGATTAACAAGCAGGAGTCAGGCGAAGAATTTATCGTCGCTTCAAGCGATGACGAAGACGAAGATCCCAAACGAATTTCTTCAACAGATATTCCAATCGCATTGACTCCAATTTTCACGGAAAATGAAACGATGGATAGTTTAATGAACACCATCATTCCATTGCTACAGACTCAAATCCAAATTAAAGAAATTGCTTCTACTGATAAATTCTCTCCTTTAGACACTCACTCCCGCAAATTGGAATTATTGGTCAGAGATTTGTATACCAAAGTGCATGGAGCAAAGACTAAGACTCTAGGAACACTTCTTCATAACTTTGATAAAGTAGTCTCAGACATTGCCCAAATGCAAGATAAGCAAGTTTCCTTTATTATTGAAGGTGGTGAAAAAGAATTGGATACGCGGATGCTCGATATTCTCCGCAATTGTTTGATTCACATCATAAAGAACTCTGTTGAACATGGAATTGAGATGCCAGAAATTCGAACCGAATTAGGAAAATCCTCAATGGGCGAAATTCACCTCAAAGCATTTCATCATGGCGAATTATTTTACATCAAAATCAAAGACGATGGTGCTGGCATTGAGCCCACACGCGTTAAGCGCAAACTCATCGAAAAAAATCTACTTCTAACAGAAGAAGCGGAGCGGCTAACAGACCAAGAGGCGATTGACTTTATATTCCAGCATGGTTTTTCTGGATCTAAGTCTTCTGCTGGTCTAGATGTAGTGCGTGCTAACATTGAACAAATTTCAGGAAAATTTTATATCTTTAAAAATACTCCTAACAAAGGAGTGGAGTTTCACATAACGTTGCCTTTGATTGATGAAATTGTTCCATCGGTTGTTGTTTCTGTCGGTGTGGAAAAATACATTATCACTCGCGCGAATCTTTATGAAATCATGCAATTAGAAAGTGATACATTCATCAATACTCTCGAAGTTATCAATGGTTTTCCGACTTACAAGCACCGAGGGGATTTAATACCGATTATCTTCTTATCGCAAATTCTAAAATATGAGGACGACAAAGAAGTTGCCGATAGACAAAAAGATGCAGGAAAGAAAATTTCCATTCTGATTCTTGAAGTCAATCAGTTTAAATATGGACTAGTTGCTGATTTAGTGGAAGATATGAACGAAGTGGTCGTTCGTCCTCTAAATTATGAAATAAAAAATGTATATCTTTTTTCAGGTCTTACGATTTTAAAAGATGAGTCTCCCGCTTTAATTCTAGATGTAGGGGAAATAATGCGAGTTCATTTGAAGAATTTGGATCTGACAAACGTTACAGAGGAAGTGATGGAGTAA
- a CDS encoding FecR domain-containing protein, which yields MKKIILPLILILLGNCNDKEVDFNPKAIVIVRMGDVKAGGRVLALSDEISDKDVVTVGAKSICDLQILESDSLVVVRLKEYSRFKLSGKQIGSKKETNFILEVGNAMINVSKLEKNDGINAVSPVATAGVRGTKYDVSVNQNGTTKINVIEGSVAMKVHIPEMDKYSKADIKNSKALSILNDSLESKEVVIEKGHSSEMPKGVGSKIFKESGLEEAAKKNKPEDLDKNVDIKALDDKIEKVENEELKVPVKEIDKGTMGQRLKEYDELTPIEKETINDKSKRKAIIQARFQKWEKSWLDRLLDWTKKIKIP from the coding sequence ATGAAAAAAATAATTTTACCACTGATTCTAATTTTGCTTGGAAATTGTAATGACAAAGAAGTAGATTTTAATCCCAAAGCAATCGTGATTGTTCGGATGGGAGATGTAAAAGCAGGAGGAAGAGTTCTTGCTTTATCAGATGAAATATCAGACAAAGACGTAGTAACCGTTGGCGCAAAGTCCATTTGTGATTTGCAAATTCTAGAATCAGACTCTCTAGTTGTAGTTCGCTTAAAAGAATATTCTAGATTCAAATTAAGTGGAAAACAAATCGGCTCCAAGAAAGAAACCAATTTCATACTAGAAGTTGGCAATGCAATGATCAACGTATCTAAATTAGAAAAGAATGATGGGATTAATGCTGTTAGCCCTGTTGCCACTGCTGGAGTGCGTGGCACAAAATATGATGTATCAGTGAATCAGAACGGAACCACAAAGATCAATGTAATAGAAGGCTCTGTTGCCATGAAAGTTCATATTCCAGAAATGGATAAATACTCCAAGGCTGATATTAAAAATAGCAAAGCTTTATCAATCTTAAATGATTCACTCGAATCAAAAGAAGTTGTCATAGAAAAAGGACATTCTTCGGAAATGCCAAAAGGCGTTGGCTCGAAGATTTTTAAAGAATCAGGATTGGAAGAAGCGGCTAAAAAGAATAAACCGGAAGACTTAGATAAAAACGTGGATATTAAAGCACTCGATGATAAAATAGAAAAAGTTGAAAACGAAGAGTTGAAAGTTCCCGTTAAAGAAATTGATAAAGGAACAATGGGACAAAGGCTTAAAGAATATGACGAATTAACTCCGATAGAAAAAGAAACTATCAACGACAAATCCAAACGTAAAGCAATTATTCAAGCAAGGTTTCAAAAATGGGAAAAATCCTGGCTTGATAGACTTCTAGATTGGACAAAGAAAATTAAAATTCCTTAG
- a CDS encoding NAD(P)-dependent alcohol dehydrogenase, with translation MKASFINSYGGPDVLEIGEIPDPVPSKGTVLVSVKAASVNPLDFKIRSGALKIVTGSKFPKVLGTDFSGVIQKLGEGVTDFKVGDSVYGAVTTFIGKQGALAELVVAPANAIRPLPEKLSHESAASLPVAALTALNGFRQCGDISAKKVLVNGATGGVGHFAVQIAKARGAEVTAVCSSKNFDFAKQLGANDVIDYTKTDILTNGKKYDILFDAYGKLNFQDASSILTDNGYYVSTLLSPFSFFRVILSKLFGGKRLVPGNMRAKPEDYIELESLLSVGKIKPVIGMTFSLSQTKEAISAIESGKAKGKIIVKMS, from the coding sequence ATGAAAGCAAGTTTTATTAATTCTTATGGTGGTCCTGATGTTTTAGAAATTGGAGAAATTCCTGATCCTGTTCCTTCAAAAGGAACTGTTTTAGTTTCCGTAAAGGCTGCTTCTGTTAACCCCTTGGATTTTAAAATTAGAAGTGGTGCTTTAAAAATTGTTACAGGCTCTAAATTTCCGAAAGTATTGGGAACAGATTTTTCCGGTGTTATTCAAAAATTGGGAGAAGGAGTAACGGATTTTAAAGTAGGAGATTCTGTATATGGTGCAGTTACAACTTTTATAGGCAAGCAAGGTGCCTTAGCCGAATTAGTTGTCGCTCCGGCTAATGCGATTCGCCCCTTACCAGAAAAATTGTCGCATGAATCGGCAGCATCTTTGCCTGTAGCCGCTCTCACTGCATTGAATGGTTTTAGACAATGTGGAGATATTTCAGCAAAGAAAGTATTAGTCAATGGAGCTACTGGTGGAGTAGGTCACTTTGCAGTTCAAATAGCAAAGGCAAGAGGTGCGGAGGTGACAGCAGTTTGTAGTTCCAAAAATTTTGATTTTGCAAAACAACTAGGTGCAAATGATGTAATTGATTATACTAAAACAGATATTCTTACAAATGGTAAGAAATATGATATCCTATTTGATGCTTATGGGAAACTTAATTTTCAAGATGCATCTTCTATTTTAACGGATAACGGATATTATGTGTCTACCTTGCTTTCCCCTTTCTCTTTCTTTCGCGTAATTCTTTCAAAGCTATTTGGTGGCAAACGATTGGTTCCTGGAAATATGAGAGCGAAACCGGAAGACTATATCGAATTAGAATCCCTTCTCTCAGTTGGGAAAATTAAACCAGTCATAGGAATGACTTTCTCACTCTCTCAAACAAAGGAAGCCATCTCTGCAATAGAATCAGGAAAAGCAAAAGGAAAAATAATTGTAAAGATGTCCTAG